A region of Streptomyces sp. NBC_01750 DNA encodes the following proteins:
- the cydD gene encoding thiol reductant ABC exporter subunit CydD, whose amino-acid sequence MKPIDPRLLRYARATRHFLIVVVLLGLVGAALVIAQAMLIADVVVGAFERGLSAPGLATPLALLAAVAVGRAVVSWLTELAAHRASAAVKSELRGRLLERATQLGPEWLSGQRTGSLLAQATRGVDALDDYFSRYLPQLGLAVVVPVAVLARIVTEDWVSAAVIVVTLPLIPLFMVLIGWATQARMDRQWRLLSRLSGHFLDVVAGLPTLKVFGRAKAQAESIRSITSEYRKATLRTLRIAFLSSFALELLSTLSVALVAVGIGMRLVHGELDLYTGLVILILAPEAYLPIRQVGAQYHAAAEGLSAAEGIFQVLETEPRSGGKGKVPDTLLVELDGVTVRHAGRSEASLDAVSLVVEPGETVALVGPSGVGKSTLLGVLLGFVEPAEGQVLVSGTDLASLDMDRWREQIAWVPQRPYLFAGTVAENVRLARPGADDAAVRAALRDANAFDFVAGLPQGADTLLGEDGAGLSAGQRQRLALARAFLADRPLLLLDEPTAALDGETEAGIVDAVRRLAEGRTVLLVVHRPALLAVADRVVTLSRRASLVPGPARPGVGAYARAQPSASAAAPEAVRSEMDAGMRAKTVDAAGPAQSTRARSPLARVRSAAGELRGRLGLSLLLGSLAVGSAVGLMAVSGWLISRASEQPPVLYLMVAVTATRAFGLGRPVFRYAERLVSHDAVLRMLAEMRVAVYRGLERIAPAGLRQTRRGDLLSRLVADVDALQDYWLRWLLPAGVAVVAGAGAVGFTTWLLPEAGAVLAVGLLLAGVAVPLISGAVARRAERQLAPARGALATHVVDLLCGTAELTVAGALKGRGARTREADRQLTSIASRGAAATALGGGLSALVCGLTVVCAAFAGVQAVRDGRLDGVSLAVVVLTPLAAFEAVTGLPSAVQYRQRVRRSAERVYEVLDAPVPVHEPDRAAAPPATAFPLAVRGLGARYAGQERDALGGFDLTLTAGKRIAVVGTSGSGKTTLAQVLLRFLDVREGKYTIGGVDASALDGDAVRRFVGLCAQDAHLFDSSVRENLRLARTEATEDELRQALAKARLLEWVDTLPDGLDTLVGEHGAQLSGGQRQRLALARALLADFSVLVLDEPAEHLDLATADALTADLLVATEGRTTVLITHRLQGLEAVDEIVVLEAGRTVQRGSYAELATIEGPLRRMVERERAADLLGVPLSTAEYPAW is encoded by the coding sequence GTGAAACCGATCGACCCGCGTCTGCTCCGGTATGCCCGGGCCACCCGCCACTTCCTGATCGTGGTGGTGCTCCTCGGACTTGTCGGGGCGGCGCTGGTCATCGCCCAGGCGATGCTTATCGCCGACGTGGTGGTGGGGGCATTCGAGCGGGGGCTCTCCGCGCCCGGTCTGGCGACGCCGCTGGCACTCCTGGCGGCGGTCGCGGTCGGACGGGCGGTCGTCTCCTGGCTGACCGAACTGGCCGCGCACCGGGCGAGTGCGGCGGTCAAGTCGGAGCTGCGCGGGCGGCTGCTGGAGAGGGCCACCCAGCTGGGGCCCGAGTGGCTGAGTGGGCAGCGGACCGGTTCGCTGCTTGCGCAGGCCACCCGCGGTGTCGACGCCCTGGACGACTACTTCTCACGCTATCTGCCGCAGTTGGGGCTCGCCGTCGTGGTGCCCGTGGCGGTGCTGGCGCGGATCGTGACCGAGGACTGGGTCTCGGCGGCGGTCATTGTTGTGACTCTGCCGCTGATTCCGCTGTTCATGGTGCTCATCGGCTGGGCCACACAGGCCCGCATGGACCGCCAGTGGCGACTACTGTCCCGGCTGTCGGGGCACTTCCTGGATGTGGTCGCCGGTCTGCCGACCCTGAAGGTCTTCGGGCGGGCGAAGGCCCAGGCCGAGTCGATCCGGTCGATCACCTCGGAGTACCGGAAGGCGACGCTGCGGACGCTGCGGATCGCGTTTCTCTCGTCGTTCGCGCTGGAGCTTCTGTCGACCCTCTCGGTGGCGCTCGTAGCCGTCGGTATCGGTATGCGGCTGGTGCACGGGGAGCTGGATCTGTATACGGGCCTGGTGATTCTGATCCTCGCGCCCGAGGCGTACCTGCCGATCCGGCAGGTGGGGGCGCAGTACCACGCGGCGGCGGAGGGGCTTTCGGCCGCGGAGGGAATCTTCCAGGTACTGGAGACCGAGCCGCGGTCGGGCGGCAAGGGGAAGGTGCCCGACACCCTCCTGGTGGAGCTTGACGGGGTGACCGTTCGTCACGCGGGGCGCAGCGAGGCGTCATTGGATGCGGTCTCACTGGTGGTGGAGCCCGGCGAGACGGTCGCGCTGGTCGGACCGAGCGGGGTCGGGAAGTCGACGCTGCTGGGTGTACTGCTCGGCTTCGTGGAGCCGGCCGAGGGGCAGGTGCTCGTAAGCGGTACGGATCTGGCGTCGCTCGACATGGACCGGTGGCGTGAGCAGATCGCTTGGGTGCCGCAGCGGCCGTACCTTTTCGCGGGGACGGTCGCGGAGAATGTACGGCTGGCGCGGCCGGGCGCCGACGACGCGGCAGTGCGGGCAGCGCTGCGGGATGCCAACGCGTTCGACTTTGTGGCCGGGCTCCCCCAGGGTGCCGACACCCTGCTCGGCGAGGACGGCGCCGGGCTCTCGGCCGGCCAGCGGCAACGCCTCGCGCTGGCCCGGGCGTTCCTCGCGGACCGGCCGCTACTGCTGCTCGACGAGCCGACGGCCGCGCTGGACGGCGAGACGGAAGCGGGCATCGTCGACGCGGTGCGACGGCTGGCAGAGGGGCGGACGGTACTGCTCGTCGTCCATCGGCCGGCACTGCTGGCGGTGGCGGACCGCGTGGTCACGCTCTCCCGTCGCGCATCGCTGGTTCCTGGGCCTGCGAGGCCGGGAGTCGGAGCGTACGCACGTGCTCAGCCGTCGGCTTCGGCCGCGGCTCCGGAAGCAGTGCGCTCGGAGATGGACGCAGGTATGCGCGCCAAGACGGTTGACGCCGCCGGGCCGGCGCAGTCGACGCGCGCACGGTCGCCGCTGGCACGAGTGCGGAGCGCCGCCGGGGAGCTTCGGGGCCGGCTGGGGCTGTCGTTGCTGCTGGGCAGCCTTGCTGTGGGCTCCGCCGTAGGGCTCATGGCCGTCTCCGGATGGCTCATTTCACGTGCGTCCGAGCAGCCGCCCGTGCTCTATCTGATGGTGGCTGTGACGGCGACCCGCGCCTTCGGTCTCGGGCGGCCCGTCTTCCGGTACGCCGAGCGGCTGGTGTCGCACGATGCCGTGCTGCGCATGCTCGCCGAGATGCGGGTCGCGGTCTACCGCGGGCTGGAGCGGATCGCGCCCGCCGGGCTGCGGCAGACCCGGCGCGGAGATCTGCTGTCGCGGCTCGTCGCCGACGTGGACGCCTTGCAGGACTACTGGCTGCGCTGGCTGCTGCCTGCCGGAGTGGCCGTCGTCGCCGGCGCGGGGGCCGTGGGCTTCACGACGTGGCTGCTGCCCGAGGCCGGGGCCGTGCTCGCCGTCGGTCTGCTCCTCGCCGGGGTGGCCGTACCGCTGATCAGCGGTGCCGTCGCACGGCGGGCCGAGCGTCAACTCGCGCCCGCACGCGGGGCGCTGGCCACCCACGTCGTCGATCTGCTCTGCGGGACCGCCGAACTGACCGTCGCCGGGGCCCTGAAGGGACGGGGGGCCAGGACACGGGAAGCCGACCGGCAGCTGACAAGCATCGCCTCCCGGGGCGCCGCCGCCACCGCACTCGGCGGTGGCCTCTCCGCGCTGGTCTGCGGGCTGACCGTCGTGTGCGCCGCCTTCGCCGGAGTGCAGGCAGTGCGTGACGGGCGGCTGGACGGTGTGTCTTTGGCGGTCGTGGTGCTCACTCCGCTCGCCGCTTTCGAGGCGGTCACCGGACTTCCGTCGGCCGTGCAGTACCGGCAGCGGGTCAGGCGGAGCGCCGAGCGGGTGTACGAGGTGCTGGACGCGCCCGTCCCCGTACACGAGCCGGACCGGGCGGCGGCTCCGCCGGCGACGGCGTTCCCGCTCGCCGTGCGAGGGCTTGGTGCCCGGTACGCCGGACAGGAGCGGGACGCGCTCGGCGGATTCGATCTGACGCTCACGGCGGGGAAGCGCATCGCCGTCGTCGGCACCTCGGGTTCGGGAAAGACCACCCTCGCGCAGGTGCTGCTCCGCTTCCTGGACGTGCGGGAAGGGAAGTACACCATCGGCGGCGTGGACGCGTCCGCGCTCGACGGGGACGCGGTCCGGCGGTTCGTCGGGCTGTGCGCGCAGGACGCCCACCTCTTCGACAGTTCCGTACGGGAGAACCTCCGGCTCGCGCGTACGGAGGCGACGGAGGACGAGCTTCGGCAGGCGCTCGCCAAGGCCCGGCTGCTGGAGTGGGTCGACACGCTCCCCGACGGTCTCGACACTCTCGTCGGTGAGCACGGCGCGCAGCTGTCGGGCGGTCAGCGGCAGCGGCTCGCGCTGGCCCGCGCGCTCCTCGCCGACTTCTCCGTACTCGTACTCGACGAACCGGCCGAGCACCTCGACCTGGCGACAGCCGATGCGCTGACGGCAGATCTGCTGGTGGCGACGGAAGGCCGGACGACAGTGCTGATCACGCACCGGCTGCAAGGGCTTGAGGCTGTCGACGAGATCGTCGTCCTGGAGGCCGGGCGGACCGTGCAGCGCGGCTCGTACGCCGAACTCGCCACCATCGAGGGGCCGTTGCGCCGGATGGTCGAGCGCGAGCGGGCCGCGGATCTGCTCGGTGTCCCGCTCTCCACAGCCGAGTACCCGGCCTGGTGA
- a CDS encoding Cof-type HAD-IIB family hydrolase: MTSATDPSPLPATPRLIATDLDGTLLRDDKSVSDRTIAALAAAEEAGVEVFFVTGRPARWMDVVRHHVHGHGLAICANGAAVVDLHAGGKLLEVRALERDTALDVVRILRDAAPGTSFAVETTTGIHYEPDYPPFHVDPGATVATAEKLLHEERLGEGAPVIKLLAHHPELTPDGFLTLARTAAGDLASFTRSSPTALLEVSGLGVSKASTLALCCAQRGISSDEVVAFGDMPNDVEMLSWAGTSYAMGNAHPDVIAAASGRTVANNEDGVAVVIEQILARRAESSEAL, encoded by the coding sequence GTGACCTCAGCTACCGATCCCAGCCCGCTGCCCGCCACCCCCAGGCTGATCGCCACCGATCTGGACGGCACCCTGCTGCGCGACGACAAGTCCGTCTCCGACCGTACGATCGCCGCTCTGGCCGCTGCCGAGGAGGCCGGAGTCGAGGTCTTCTTCGTCACAGGACGCCCGGCTCGCTGGATGGACGTCGTCAGACACCACGTCCACGGCCATGGGCTCGCGATCTGCGCCAACGGCGCGGCGGTCGTGGATCTGCACGCCGGCGGGAAGCTGCTGGAGGTCCGCGCCCTGGAGCGGGACACCGCTCTCGATGTCGTGAGGATCCTGCGCGACGCCGCCCCCGGCACCTCTTTCGCGGTCGAGACGACCACCGGGATCCACTACGAGCCGGACTATCCGCCGTTCCACGTCGACCCCGGCGCGACCGTCGCCACCGCGGAGAAGCTGCTTCATGAGGAGCGGCTGGGCGAAGGCGCCCCGGTGATCAAGCTGCTCGCCCACCACCCCGAGCTGACACCCGACGGCTTTCTCACCCTGGCCCGTACGGCCGCCGGGGACCTGGCGTCCTTCACCCGCTCCAGCCCGACCGCGCTCCTCGAGGTCAGCGGCCTCGGCGTGAGCAAGGCCAGCACCCTGGCGCTGTGCTGCGCCCAGCGCGGGATCTCCTCCGACGAGGTCGTCGCCTTCGGCGACATGCCCAACGACGTGGAGATGCTGAGCTGGGCAGGCACCTCGTACGCGATGGGCAACGCCCATCCGGACGTGATCGCCGCGGCCTCCGGCCGGACTGTGGCCAACAACGAGGACGGGGTAGCGGTCGTCATCGAGCAGATCCTCGCCCGGCGCGCGGAGAGCAGCGAAGCGCTCTGA
- a CDS encoding MerR family transcriptional regulator, whose protein sequence is MSEQSVAQSVAKYRIEDLAHHSGATVRTIRAYQDRGLLPKPERRGRANVYGSAHLARLRQIADLLDRGYTLASIKELLEAWDAGRGLGGVLGLVAEVQGPWTDEEVARISRAELDGKFGGRPDEAAVAEAVDLGVLERIPGRDDEFLVPSPQELAVAAELYAAGVPLPAISCHLRELRGQVEHIASRFLEFTTEHVFARYLGHRPPTDADVAEAAALVRRLRPLAQQTIDAELARAMRTFATRHLQQHLSAEGPPSVESELPAVSLPPETIRSVQALVGQENAAAFIAAATERELHARTLDALVPINGDSGQLDQSP, encoded by the coding sequence TTGTCCGAGCAGTCAGTCGCCCAGTCAGTCGCCAAGTACCGGATCGAGGATCTGGCGCACCACAGTGGCGCCACCGTCCGTACGATCCGCGCCTACCAGGACCGCGGACTGCTGCCGAAACCGGAACGGCGCGGGCGGGCCAATGTGTACGGGTCCGCCCACCTCGCCCGGCTGCGGCAGATCGCAGATCTGCTCGACCGCGGCTACACCCTGGCCTCGATCAAGGAGTTGCTCGAGGCCTGGGACGCCGGGCGCGGGCTCGGCGGAGTGCTGGGGCTGGTCGCCGAGGTGCAGGGGCCGTGGACGGACGAGGAGGTGGCCCGCATCTCCCGCGCGGAGCTGGACGGAAAGTTCGGCGGGAGGCCGGACGAGGCTGCTGTCGCGGAGGCGGTGGACCTTGGGGTGCTGGAGCGCATCCCCGGCCGTGACGACGAATTCCTGGTGCCCAGCCCCCAGGAGCTGGCGGTGGCCGCGGAGTTGTACGCCGCCGGAGTGCCACTCCCGGCAATCTCCTGTCATCTTCGGGAACTTCGCGGGCAGGTGGAGCACATCGCCTCCCGCTTCCTGGAGTTCACCACCGAGCATGTCTTCGCCCGCTATCTGGGGCACCGACCGCCTACCGACGCCGATGTGGCCGAGGCGGCGGCCCTGGTGCGACGGTTGCGCCCACTTGCGCAACAGACGATCGACGCCGAACTGGCGCGGGCCATGCGGACGTTCGCCACCCGTCATCTTCAGCAGCACCTGAGTGCGGAAGGACCGCCGTCGGTGGAGAGCGAGCTTCCCGCGGTGTCTTTGCCGCCGGAGACAATTCGCTCGGTGCAGGCCCTCGTTGGCCAGGAGAATGCGGCTGCCTTCATCGCGGCAGCAACCGAACGCGAGCTGCACGCCAGGACATTGGACGCCCTTGTGCCAATCAATGGCGATTCCGGGCAACTTGACCAAAGCCCCTAG
- the cydB gene encoding cytochrome d ubiquinol oxidase subunit II, producing the protein MELHDVWFVLIAVLWIGYFFLEGFDFGVGVLTKLLARDRAERRVLINTIGPVWDGNEVWLLTAGGATFAAFPDWYATLFSGFYLPLLLILVCLIVRGVAFEYRHKRDEERWQTNWEHAIFWTSLLPALLWGVAFGNIVRGVKIDGQKEYVGTFLDLLNPYAILGGLVTLTLFTFHGAVFAALKTVGDIRVRARGLALKLGLLTTVLALGFLLWTQVSRGDGKSLVAMIVAVVALAGAVGAIKVGREGWSFALSGLTIAAAVAMLFLTLFPNVMPSSLNEEWNLTVTNASSSPYTLKIMTWCAGIAAPLVMLYQGWTYWVFRKRIGTQHIADAH; encoded by the coding sequence ATGGAACTTCACGACGTCTGGTTCGTACTCATCGCCGTCCTGTGGATCGGCTACTTCTTCCTCGAGGGCTTCGACTTCGGGGTCGGCGTCCTGACCAAGCTGCTGGCCCGGGACCGGGCCGAGCGGCGGGTCCTGATCAACACCATCGGGCCCGTCTGGGACGGCAACGAGGTCTGGCTGCTGACGGCCGGCGGAGCGACCTTCGCCGCCTTCCCCGACTGGTACGCCACCCTCTTCTCCGGCTTCTATCTGCCGCTGCTGCTGATCCTGGTCTGCCTGATCGTGCGCGGGGTCGCCTTCGAGTACCGGCACAAGCGGGATGAGGAAAGGTGGCAGACCAACTGGGAACACGCGATCTTCTGGACCTCACTGCTGCCCGCCCTGCTGTGGGGCGTCGCGTTCGGCAACATTGTGCGCGGCGTGAAGATCGACGGGCAGAAGGAGTACGTCGGCACCTTCCTCGATCTGCTCAACCCGTACGCGATCCTGGGCGGCCTGGTGACGCTGACCCTGTTCACCTTCCACGGCGCGGTCTTCGCCGCGCTGAAGACGGTCGGGGACATCAGGGTCCGGGCCCGGGGGCTGGCGCTGAAGCTGGGGCTTCTCACGACCGTACTGGCGCTCGGCTTCCTGCTCTGGACCCAGGTCTCGCGCGGTGACGGCAAGAGCCTGGTTGCGATGATTGTCGCGGTGGTGGCACTGGCCGGAGCGGTCGGGGCCATCAAGGTGGGACGCGAGGGCTGGTCGTTCGCGCTGTCGGGCCTGACGATCGCTGCCGCGGTCGCGATGCTGTTCCTGACGCTCTTCCCGAACGTCATGCCGTCCTCGCTCAATGAGGAGTGGAACCTTACGGTTACCAACGCCTCGTCGAGTCCGTACACCCTGAAGATCATGACCTGGTGCGCGGGCATCGCGGCGCCGCTGGTGATGCTCTACCAGGGGTGGACGTACTGGGTATTCCGCAAGCGGATCGGCACCCAGCACATCGCCGATGCTCATTAG
- a CDS encoding LLM class flavin-dependent oxidoreductase has translation MRLSTVILPVRRWHEGGRDEWLRAEQLGFHTAYTYDHLSWRTFRDGPWYGAVPTLTAAAAATERLRLGTLVTSPNFRHPVTLAKDLISLDDISGGRFTLGIGAGGNGFDATALGQQAWTPRERADRFGEFVPLLDRLLSEDSVTYDGSFYSAVEARNIPGCVQRPRLPFAVAATGPRGLKLAAKHGQAWVTTGDPKLFETGTPEQSVEAIRGQMDKLGKACADIGRDVAELDKILLTGFTPEPGRPMESLDAFVDFAGKHFELGFTELVIHAPIPDSDFAADQAVFEQIATEGLAQLSR, from the coding sequence ATGCGTTTGAGTACCGTGATCCTCCCTGTCCGCCGCTGGCACGAAGGTGGCCGCGACGAGTGGCTCCGAGCCGAGCAGCTCGGTTTCCACACCGCGTACACATACGACCACCTGTCGTGGCGTACCTTCCGCGACGGTCCCTGGTACGGCGCGGTCCCGACGCTGACCGCCGCGGCCGCCGCCACCGAGCGGCTGCGCCTCGGCACGCTGGTCACCTCACCGAACTTCCGCCACCCTGTGACCCTCGCCAAGGACCTGATCTCGCTGGACGACATCTCCGGCGGGCGGTTCACTCTCGGCATCGGCGCGGGAGGCAATGGCTTCGACGCGACGGCGCTGGGCCAGCAGGCCTGGACGCCACGTGAGCGTGCCGACCGGTTCGGGGAGTTCGTGCCGCTGCTCGACCGGCTGCTCAGCGAGGACTCGGTGACGTACGACGGGAGCTTCTACTCGGCGGTCGAGGCCCGCAACATCCCCGGCTGCGTCCAGCGGCCCCGGCTGCCCTTCGCGGTTGCCGCCACCGGGCCGCGCGGGCTGAAGCTCGCGGCGAAGCACGGGCAGGCATGGGTGACGACAGGCGACCCGAAGCTCTTCGAGACGGGCACGCCCGAGCAGTCCGTCGAGGCCATCCGCGGGCAGATGGACAAGCTCGGCAAGGCATGCGCGGACATCGGCCGTGACGTGGCCGAGCTGGACAAGATCCTGCTCACCGGCTTCACACCGGAGCCCGGCCGGCCGATGGAGTCCCTCGACGCCTTTGTGGACTTCGCCGGCAAGCACTTCGAGCTCGGCTTCACCGAGCTCGTGATCCATGCCCCGATCCCGGACTCGGACTTCGCAGCGGACCAGGCCGTCTTCGAGCAGATCGCGACCGAGGGGCTTGCCCAGCTGAGCCGCTGA
- a CDS encoding RNA 2'-phosphotransferase, translating to MNARPAGNDAPDERRTVKVSKYLSKHLRHQPERIGIVLDENGWVPVDELMRAAAEHGFRITRAELDHVVAVNDKQRFTIDGTRIRANQGHSVEVDLDLPPAEPPAYLYHGTVARSLDAIRDEGLRAMNRHHVHLSPDRETATRVGARRGRPVVLTVHAGAMHEAGHLFHVSANGVWLTDAVPPEFLRFPGR from the coding sequence ATGAACGCAAGACCCGCAGGAAACGATGCGCCCGATGAGCGCCGCACCGTGAAGGTGTCGAAGTACCTCTCGAAACATCTGCGCCACCAGCCGGAGCGGATCGGCATCGTCCTCGACGAGAACGGCTGGGTGCCCGTCGACGAACTGATGCGGGCGGCGGCCGAGCACGGCTTCCGGATCACCCGCGCCGAGCTCGACCATGTCGTCGCCGTCAACGACAAACAGCGCTTCACGATCGACGGCACCCGCATCCGCGCCAACCAGGGCCACTCCGTCGAGGTCGACCTGGACCTGCCTCCGGCCGAGCCGCCCGCGTATCTCTACCACGGCACCGTCGCCCGCAGCCTGGACGCGATCCGCGACGAGGGACTGCGCGCCATGAACCGCCACCATGTCCATCTCTCGCCCGACCGCGAGACCGCGACCCGCGTCGGCGCCCGCCGCGGCCGCCCCGTCGTCCTCACCGTGCATGCCGGAGCGATGCATGAAGCGGGCCACCTTTTCCACGTCAGCGCCAACGGCGTCTGGCTCACCGACGCCGTACCGCCGGAGTTTCTGCGCTTCCCCGGCCGCTAG
- a CDS encoding M23 family metallopeptidase has protein sequence MCLRHRDRLLLVLAVLCALLGTAVPAATASDGPIIGTGAEVVRLFDDAAKATAKYEQGRRAADAQRTSAARLQEQLTLQRDELATVHEAIGSVARAQYRTGGPLALTAGLLFADNPEELMRAQRLTWQAETAVNQLLDRARQAERRLSVTEGNARAARHELEVRQEQLATIKQGIRAQLESAQWELQGEADRSVAAGKCAGVVRLQKRGGAPPGTKWVTPVENYELSAGFDSAGEHWAHRHTGQDFAVEIGTPVRSVGAGRVVSVSCGGAFGIEIVIQHPGGYYSQYAHMAAVTVDQGEQVRTGQWIGQSGTTGNSTGPHLHFEVRLTPYLGSGVDPLPWLREHGVRV, from the coding sequence ATGTGCTTGAGACACCGCGACCGGCTGTTGCTCGTCCTGGCGGTGCTGTGCGCGCTCCTGGGTACGGCGGTACCCGCCGCCACGGCGTCCGACGGGCCCATCATCGGCACCGGCGCCGAGGTGGTGCGATTGTTCGACGACGCGGCGAAGGCCACCGCGAAGTACGAACAAGGCAGGCGCGCCGCTGACGCGCAGCGCACCTCGGCGGCCCGGCTCCAGGAGCAGCTGACGCTGCAGCGGGACGAACTCGCCACGGTCCACGAGGCCATCGGCAGTGTCGCCCGCGCCCAGTACCGCACCGGCGGCCCGCTCGCCCTCACCGCCGGGCTGCTGTTCGCCGACAACCCCGAGGAGCTGATGCGCGCGCAGCGGCTCACCTGGCAGGCGGAGACGGCAGTGAACCAGCTGCTCGACCGGGCCAGGCAGGCCGAGCGGCGGCTCTCCGTGACCGAGGGGAATGCCCGGGCGGCCCGGCACGAGCTCGAGGTACGCCAGGAACAGCTGGCAACCATCAAGCAGGGCATCAGGGCGCAGCTGGAATCCGCGCAGTGGGAGCTGCAGGGGGAGGCGGACCGCAGCGTGGCGGCGGGCAAGTGTGCGGGAGTCGTCCGGCTACAGAAGCGCGGAGGCGCGCCGCCGGGCACGAAATGGGTGACGCCGGTGGAGAATTACGAGCTGTCCGCCGGATTCGACAGCGCGGGTGAGCACTGGGCGCACCGGCACACCGGGCAGGACTTCGCGGTGGAGATCGGCACTCCGGTGCGGTCGGTCGGGGCGGGCCGGGTGGTGTCGGTCTCGTGCGGCGGTGCCTTCGGCATTGAGATCGTCATCCAGCACCCGGGTGGCTACTACTCGCAGTACGCGCATATGGCGGCGGTCACCGTCGACCAGGGGGAGCAGGTGCGCACCGGGCAGTGGATCGGGCAGTCCGGCACCACGGGAAACTCGACAGGGCCGCACCTGCACTTCGAGGTGCGGCTCACGCCGTATCTGGGCTCCGGGGTGGATCCGTTGCCCTGGCTCCGCGAACACGGGGTCCGGGTCTAG
- a CDS encoding metal-dependent hydrolase: MSAEEHTGHYAIAPRRVSFDWDGTPLHWIPDEPTATHVINVLHLLLPAGERWFVKVFKEALPLVDDPQLLKDVKGFMGQEATHSVQHAYVLNHLARQRLDTEAFTKYVDFLFEKLLGEQPPFGVPIPSEEWLRFRLSVIAAIEQFTAVLGDWVLHAEGLDRADADKIMLDLLRWHGAEEVEHRAVAFDMYQHCCGEGPARYARRIGGMAVTAPVLAWLWVWGTAYLIRHDPRLAGRLRYSLREHNRAVGKGLLPTWRELGAAIPRYLRRSYHPSQEGSLRKAVDYLATSPAARAAAGAVGRAALS, from the coding sequence GTGAGCGCCGAGGAGCACACCGGCCACTACGCCATCGCGCCGCGCCGGGTCTCGTTCGACTGGGACGGGACGCCACTGCACTGGATACCGGACGAGCCCACCGCCACACATGTCATCAATGTGCTGCATCTCCTGCTGCCGGCCGGCGAGCGTTGGTTCGTCAAGGTCTTCAAGGAAGCGCTGCCACTGGTCGACGACCCGCAGCTGCTGAAGGACGTCAAGGGCTTCATGGGCCAGGAAGCCACGCACAGCGTGCAGCACGCATATGTGCTGAACCACCTGGCCAGGCAGCGGCTCGACACCGAGGCGTTCACCAAGTACGTCGACTTCCTGTTCGAGAAACTCCTCGGCGAGCAGCCGCCGTTCGGTGTGCCGATACCGTCCGAGGAGTGGCTGCGCTTCCGCCTTTCGGTCATCGCAGCGATCGAACAGTTCACGGCGGTTCTGGGCGACTGGGTACTGCACGCCGAAGGACTCGACCGGGCGGACGCCGACAAGATCATGCTCGATCTGCTGCGCTGGCACGGGGCGGAGGAGGTGGAGCACCGGGCCGTTGCCTTCGACATGTACCAGCACTGCTGTGGCGAGGGACCGGCGCGCTATGCCCGCCGCATCGGAGGCATGGCCGTCACCGCTCCCGTGCTGGCCTGGCTCTGGGTGTGGGGCACCGCCTACCTGATCCGGCATGACCCCCGGCTCGCGGGCCGGCTGCGCTACTCCCTGCGCGAGCACAACCGCGCCGTCGGCAAAGGGCTGCTGCCCACATGGCGTGAGCTGGGCGCGGCGATACCTCGTTACCTCCGGCGGTCGTACCATCCCTCGCAGGAGGGCTCGCTGCGCAAGGCCGTCGACTATCTCGCGACCTCGCCCGCGGCCCGGGCCGCGGCGGGGGCGGTGGGCCGCGCCGCCTTGTCGTAG